In a genomic window of Aeromonas veronii:
- a CDS encoding bifunctional diguanylate cyclase/phosphodiesterase, which translates to MKGKTRAWPLLVILYVSILSFTGSTLYCLMQIQNATRAMEKYTYDVSWALMQLQLELGRFLNAVEVYHYGGIDHDTLMLRYDILWSRTPILLSGQLRKSMQDKQKTLRLVQLIETNIRQIEPDITKLQSGAPDYQQIMMRLAPLQEPLSYSLASVMQKNINVYSENDRHFGQLRNALLLMVSGLVISVLLLSMLLIYEGRRHFRAARRDPLTGLSNRVALLERMELYATQEVPFGLVLVDINDFRDINSKFGYDTGDHLLSEFAKRIKVLCEEGEWSGRLGGDQFAIIQRGSSDLRQVRELVARLLHALKQDIVYDDYPFRLEVGIGIAFYPMDSDKTQELLSRAEQALFHSRKTHVPYVIYDNSLLNETARRKHLASDMIMALEHNALELYYQPIVNLESGRCEAVEALLRWRHPELGFIPPNEVIMVAEEFQLAERVGSWVLNTACEQLYQWHQLGMVDLQMCVNISPGMYQRNLLKLVAKALMEHHLPARSLVLEVTEDTTMREVKNSLQLMQDLNQQGVLLALDDFGTGYSSLSYLQKLPVSKVKIDRSFIQGIDTSMEASELVANICRMGSMLGKSLVCEGIETQAQLDVLRSLTDIHLYGQGYLFSRPEQADKIYQTLLEMEELWLARQQSEMAYMS; encoded by the coding sequence GTGAAAGGAAAGACCAGGGCGTGGCCACTGCTCGTCATTCTGTATGTATCCATCCTGTCGTTTACCGGGAGCACCCTCTATTGCCTGATGCAGATCCAGAATGCGACCAGAGCGATGGAGAAATACACCTATGATGTCTCCTGGGCGCTGATGCAGTTGCAGCTGGAGCTCGGACGTTTCCTCAATGCGGTCGAGGTCTATCACTATGGCGGCATTGATCATGACACCTTGATGCTGCGTTATGACATCCTCTGGAGCAGAACGCCCATCCTGTTGAGCGGCCAGCTGCGCAAGAGCATGCAGGACAAGCAGAAAACCTTGCGTCTGGTGCAGCTGATTGAAACCAATATTCGCCAAATAGAGCCCGACATCACCAAGTTGCAGAGCGGGGCGCCCGATTATCAGCAGATCATGATGCGCCTAGCCCCGCTGCAAGAGCCGCTCTCCTACTCCCTCGCTTCTGTGATGCAGAAGAACATCAACGTCTATTCCGAGAACGATCGCCATTTTGGCCAGCTGCGCAATGCCTTGTTGCTGATGGTCTCCGGTCTGGTTATCTCGGTGCTGCTGCTCAGCATGCTGCTTATATATGAAGGGCGTCGTCATTTCAGGGCGGCCCGACGGGATCCGTTGACCGGGTTGTCCAATCGGGTTGCCTTGCTGGAGCGGATGGAGCTGTACGCCACTCAGGAAGTACCGTTCGGGCTGGTGCTGGTCGACATCAACGACTTCAGGGATATCAACAGCAAGTTCGGCTATGACACCGGTGATCATCTGCTTAGCGAATTTGCCAAACGGATCAAGGTGCTCTGTGAAGAGGGCGAGTGGAGCGGGCGCTTGGGGGGCGATCAATTTGCCATTATTCAGCGTGGCAGCAGCGATCTGCGTCAGGTCAGGGAGCTGGTCGCGCGCCTGCTGCACGCGCTGAAGCAGGATATCGTCTATGACGACTATCCCTTCCGGCTGGAAGTCGGGATCGGCATTGCCTTCTATCCGATGGACAGCGACAAGACCCAGGAGTTGTTAAGCCGTGCGGAACAGGCCCTGTTTCATAGTCGCAAGACCCATGTCCCCTATGTGATTTACGATAACTCCCTGCTCAACGAGACGGCGCGGCGCAAGCATTTGGCCTCGGACATGATCATGGCGCTGGAACACAATGCGCTGGAACTCTATTACCAACCCATCGTCAATCTCGAGAGTGGCCGCTGTGAAGCTGTCGAGGCATTGCTGCGCTGGCGGCATCCTGAGCTCGGTTTCATTCCGCCAAACGAAGTGATCATGGTGGCTGAGGAGTTCCAGCTTGCCGAGCGGGTTGGCAGCTGGGTGCTGAATACCGCCTGCGAGCAGCTCTATCAGTGGCACCAGCTTGGTATGGTCGATCTGCAAATGTGTGTGAATATCTCGCCAGGCATGTACCAGCGCAATTTGCTCAAACTGGTGGCGAAGGCATTGATGGAGCACCACCTGCCTGCCCGTAGCTTGGTCTTGGAAGTCACGGAAGATACCACCATGCGGGAAGTGAAGAACTCGCTGCAACTGATGCAGGATCTCAATCAACAGGGGGTGCTGTTGGCATTGGACGATTTTGGGACTGGTTATTCATCTTTGAGTTATCTGCAAAAGTTACCGGTCAGCAAGGTGAAGATCGACCGCTCCTTTATACAGGGGATTGACACCTCAATGGAGGCATCCGAACTGGTCGCCAATATTTGTCGGATGGGATCCATGCTGGGCAAGAGTCTGGTGTGTGAAGGGATTGAGACTCAGGCCCAGTTGGATGTACTGCGATCCCTGACCGATATCCACTTGTATGGACAGGGATATCTGTTCAGCCGACCAGAGCAGGCGGATAAAATCTATCAAACCTTGCTGGAGATGGAGGAGCTTTGGCTGGCGCGTCAACAATCCGAAATGGCTTATATGAGTTGA